The Sediminitomix flava genome contains the following window.
TTTGTAGCCAAAACTGTTCAGCTCACCAAAGTTTTCTACATGGAATTTATTGATATAAGTTGGGCCTTCTTTCCTTGCTTCTCCATTTGGAGACCATTCAACGCTATCCATATACATAAGTCTTGGGTACCATTCCGAACCGTAAGCAGGAACTGAATAAGCTCCCCAGTGTATGAATATTCCTAGCTTGGCATCTTGAAACCACTTAGGTACTTCATATTGCTGTAAAGATTCCCAATTAGGTTCATAGACCTTCTTTCCTACAATACTACTATCTTTTTGGGATGTACAAGCAGATAAGATAGCAGCTATAAAAATCACGATAACTTTTCTCATAAGGCTATATATTTTGACTTTACTGAGATTCTCATAAAAAGTGTTCAATATTCTACCAAATAGAATTTTAAACTTAAAAGTGGCATTCACTACTCTTAGTGAACTCTGATAGTATATTCCAAATGTAGCTTTCTGAGATGCATACCACAGAGAATTTTCTCTTGAAATAGAGGGGGAAAATTACAGAAAGTTGAAATAGGGCTGTTAAAATGGCTTATTCAATAGAATGATAAAAGCTTGTTCAAAATTTACAGAAGCATTAAAAATAATGTTTACACTCAACCTTATTTAATAGACTAAAAAGGTCTGCAATATACACCAAAAATCAATGGGGTATAAATTGATTAAATATTAGGGTAATTAGCCTTAATTGGTATTAAAATAGCCTTTCTAGTAATAATCTATGAGTCATTGAATAAGGGTACTTATGAAAAACGATACAAATTTCTTGACTTGAAAATTACCAATCTTTACTCCTGACCTTAGCATCAAATACTTGAGCTTTTGAAAAAAGTGATTTTTTAAGTGTATTTTTTATGATTATAAAAATGTACCCTCTTTTGCTTCATTTTTATTTGTCAGTAAACTCTCCTTTAGTAATAAATTCGTTATCAACAGATTTGCAGGATTTTTTCAATTGCTAACATCATACTTTTCTTAGTCATGAGAAATTACTTCAATTACCTATTCATTGCTTTTGCTCTTTTTTCATGTAATCAGCATTCAAAAGAGCGTCAAAAAGATACTCCTATTTCTAAATTTGAATACAAACCAAATTGGGAGTCACTAAAAAAATATCAAGTTCCTGAATGGTGGAAGAATACAAAATTTGGAATTTATTTCCATTGGGGACCTTACTCCGTTCCAGCATACAAAACTGAATGGTATTCGCATCACATGTACAAAGAAGGAAGCGAAATCAGAGCCTATCATGAAAAGAAATATGGTCCACTAGACCAATTTGGGTACAAAGATTTTATACCTATGTTCACAGGTGAAAAGTTTGATGCTGATGAATGGGCAAAACTGTTTAAGGCATCGGGAGCTCAGTTTGCTGGACCTGTTGCCGAACATGCAGATGGTTTTGCGATGTGGGATAGCAAACTAACAAAATGGGATGCTGTAGATATGGGGCCCAAACGAGATATTGTTGGAGAAATGGCTAATGCTATTCGAAAATATGACATGAAGTTTATTGCCACTTATCACAGGCATTGGATGTATGCTTGGTTTCCTACATGGGATAAATCTACTGATGCTGGAAATCCTGAATACAAAGGGCTTTATGGACCATATACTCCAAAAGGTACATTTACAATGGCAAAGGTAAAAAGTGATCCTCTTCCAGATGAAGAATTTAATAAAGAATGGCTTGCTAGGCTAGATGAGTTAATGGAAAATTACCAACCAGATATCATTTGGGTTGATAATAGAATGGACATAATCGGTGAAAAGTACAGAAAACAGTTTTTAGCCAACTACTATAACAACGCTCAAAAGTGGGGGAAAGAAGTAGTTTGTACTTATAAGTTTACCGATTTAGAAGAAGGTTCGGCAGTCCTAGATTTGGAAAGAGCACGAATGAGCGATAAAAAGGATTTCACTTGGCTTACTGATGATTCTATCGATTGGAGAGCTTGGTGTCATATAAATGATCCTAAGTACAAATCGACCAACCGACTCATTGACTTTATGGTTGATGTAGTCTCTAAGAATGGTGCTGTGCTTTTAAACATCCCTCCAAAGGCTGATGGTGAAATTCCAAGTGAAGTGAAACAACGTTTATTAGAACTTGGTGATTGGTTTAAAATAAACGGAGAAGCAATCTACAATACTAGGACTTGGAAAATCTATGGTGAAGGTCCTCAAAAAATAGTAGAAGGCCATCTTAGTGAAAATAAAAATCCAGAAGCTGTAGCTGAAGATATTCGTTTTACCATAAATGGGAATAATCTGTATGCTATCTCTTTGGATTGGCCAAAAGATAATAAACTGCTAATTAAAAGTTTAGCAAAAGACAAGGGATTTTTAGATCAAGAAATAAAGGCTGTAAACCTTTTGGGTTCTCAATCTGATCTTTCTTGGGAGTTGAAAGAAGAAGGGTTAGTAATTCATCTTCCTTCAGAGAAGCCCTGTAAACATGCTTTTTCTTTCCAAATTGAATTGGAAGGAGATGCTATAATTTAAACTTGAATGAGTTAGTCCAAAATCCATATAAAGCTCTTAACCTTTGCCCAAAGGTTAGAGCTTTTTTTAATGTCTATTTATTTCTTCTTGAAGTAAAGAACACACAAAATTCAGTGTATAAAAATAGGGTAGAACATATGACAGCTCTACCCTATTTTTCTATTATTTGACTAACTACTCGATCAATCAGAAACTTACCCTAAGTTATGAATTCCAATACTTTTCTATAACCTCTTGAATTGCTGGATAAGCTACATCTTCTTCCTTATACTGTTTTCTCAAACGTATAATTTCTTGTTTTAACTCTGCTTGAACTGATTCATAAGCAGGATCATTATACACATTATTCATTTCAAGTGGGTCTTTTTCTAGATCATATAACTCCCATCCAACAGGTCCCTCAAAATGATAATCTTGTCCCCAATCTTTCAAATGATTATCAGGATCATAATGCTTCGCATAGAAGAAGATCAACTTATGCTTTTTTGTTCTTACCCCAAAATGAGCTGGATTGGCATGCTTATGCGCCATATGCATCCAATAACGGTAATAGGTTGACTTTCTCCAATCCTCTGGTTCTTGTCCAGTTTCAAGAATATCTACAAATGATTTCCCCTGCATTTGAGAAGGAATTGTACCTTCAGCCAAATCAATCATCGTTGGTGCATAATCTGTATTGTTGATAATCGCATCTGTACGAATACCCTTTTTCAACTTAGCAGGATAATAGACAATAAATGGCATACGCATAGATTCTTCATACATCCATCTCTTATCTTGGTAGTCATGTTCACCTAACATCATACCTTGATCACCAGTATAAATAATAATTGTGTTATCAAGCTCTCCTTCTTTCTCTAGGTAATCCATGATTCTTTGGATGTTATCATCTACCCCTTTTACACATCGTAAGTAGCGTTTGAGGTACTCTTGATAAGAAGCACTTGTGTACGCTTTTCCATCTAGACTCTGATCAATATCAAGGTCTTGTCCCATGTTACGAGCAATATTTCTTTTAGAAATAGAAGATCCAATTTTATACATTAAAGAATCTTCAGCTCCTCTAGTTGCAATTGAACCATTATTCTGATTATCATACAAACTAGAAGGCTCAGGAATCTGTGTATTTTCTAAATAATCCTTATAACGAGGAGCAAATTCGAAGAAATCATGTGGGGCTTTAAAATGATGCATTAAGAAGAATGGCTTTGACTTATCTCTTCCCTCATCCAACCATTTCAATGATAAATTTGTGATAACATCAGATGAATGCCCTGTGTATTTATTCGTATTCTTTGGCCACTCTTTCTGTCCTCTAACACGAAAAACAGGGTCAAAGTATTTTCCCTGAACAGGTAATACTTCATAATGATCATAGGCAGCAGGCTCTTCTTTCAAATGCCACTTCCCGATCATTGCGGTTTCATATCCTGCCGCTTTCATTGCTTGCGGCAGATATTGCTGCTCTTCAGGTAACCTACCATTCAAATCTAATACACCATTAGATTGACTGTATTGCCCAGTCATGATCGTAGCTCGAGATGGTGTACAAATTGAATTCGTACAAAATGCATTTTCAAAAAGAACTCCTTCATTAGCCAATTTGTCAATGGTTGGTGTAGGATTCAACTTACTAAGTCTACTTCCGTATGCGCCAATAGCTTGGGCAGTATGATCGTCAGACATAATGAACAGGATATTTGGTTTTTTCTCCTCTTCGGGCTGACATGAGGTATTTATGATTGGTAAGGACAAAATAGCCAAACCCGTAAAAACACCTTTGAAATTAAAAAATGTCATAACTTTTACGATTTTAAGTGCTCAAATCGAGAGTCAAAATAGAAATGTTTTTTTCAAAGCGTGGTCTATACACTTATCATCTTTCAAATACCGTCGGTAATTGAATATTTTTATCCCCCAAGTATTTTTGAAGTCATAAAAATAAGCTGAATAAAATCGATTTACTAGCAAATTATAGCTCAAAACACTTCACTTTAGACAAAGATGATCTTCAATTAAAACTCAACTAAAAAAGGTATACAACTACCGTCTTTTTAAAGATATATTTTAGAAAATCTGTATATCCCCCCTTTTTTCAGAAGTACTTTACACCCTGACTATTTTGATTAAATTATACATTTGTTTCAAGCTATATTCCTACTTACAGTATTAAGTAGCAAGCTTAAAAGTTAGAATAGCTTCATACTTTTTTGAGCATCTGTCGATAAACCAAAATCGAACATGAAAAACTATATACACCAATTGTTTAGTGGTCTTCTTTTAGGACTACATTCGTTTATGATGTTTTCTTGTGAAAAAGAACAAGATCGTCCGAATGTTATATTGATTATCACAGATGATCAAGGTTACGGAGATATAGCTGCTCATGGAAATAAAGTTGTTTCCACTCCCAATATCGATCAACTATTTCAAGAAAGTACTCGACTCAGCAACTTTCATGTAAGTCCTACCTGTGCTCCCTCAAGGGCTGGAATAATGACAGGAAAATACCCTAATCGTGTTGGGGTTTGGCATACGGTAATGGGACGATCAATACTTTATGAACAAGAAAAGACAATGGCAAATGTATTTCGAGACAATGGTTATGCCACTGGTCTTTTTGGTAAATGGCATTTAGGAGACAACTATCCTTATTCTCCTCAATTCAGAGGATTTCAAGAAGTACTTACGCATGGCGCTGGTGGAGTTGGACAAACTCCAGATTATTGGAATAATGACTATTTCGATGATGTCTACCTCAGAAATGGAAAAGAAGAAGAAGTAAATGGTTATTGCACAGATGTGTGGTTTAAAGAAGCGCTCTCTTTCATAGAAAAAAATAAGGATAACAAGCAGCCATTTTTCTGTTACATCTCAACCAATGCACCACATGGCCCTCTAAATGTTCCAATGGAATACGCTCAACCATACTTAGAAAATGGAGTAGCTAAAGATCGAGCAAAATTTTATGGGATGATCACCAACATAGATGATAACCTTGGAGCTTTAAGAAATCAACTCGAAGATTGGAAAATCGCTGACAATACCATTTTGATTTATATGACCGACAACGGAACAGCATATGGTGCGGCATTCAAAGGCTCAGAGCTAAAAAATGGTTTTAATGCCAATATGAGAGGTAAAAAAGGAAGTGCCTATGATGGTGGTCATCGAGTGCCATTCTACATCCATTGGAAAGACGGTAAAATAGATACAGGCAGAGATATTGATGCATTGACTGCACACATCGACATTCTTCCCACTCTAATAGGTTTATGTAATTTAGAACAAACTACAATAAATTTTGATGGCGATGATTTATCAGAAGCAATTAAAGGCAAGGAAGAAATAAAAGACAGAATATTAATTGGGGATTCTCAAAGACTAGAATACCCTGAAAAATGGCGCAACTCTTATACCATGACCAAAGAGTGGCGATTGATAAACGGCAAAGAACTCTATAACATCAAACAAGATCCTTCTCAATCTAATGACATAGCAGCAGAGCATTCTGGTATGGTAAAAAGATTAAGAAAAGCGTATGAAACTAATTGGGAAGATCAAAAGAAAAGCTTCAGTCAATTCCCTTACATCAAATTAGGGACTAAACAAGAAGCTATCTCGGTACTAACCGCACATGATTGGCACGTTTCGGAAGAACAGAGAATCCCTTGGAATCACCAAATGATTCGAAAAGGGACTAAAGGTAATGGAGAATGGAGAGTAGATTTCACTAAAGCATCTCGTTATAAAATATCCTTGAGAAGATGGCCAATAGAATCTGACCTTGCTTTAAATGAGTCTGCTGAAAGATTAGAAACGCAAGCAAAGGATTATATCCTTCAAAAGGGAAAAATATTCAACTTTAAAAAGGCTTTCCTAAAAGTTGGAGATCAAGTTTGGGAAGAAGAAGTAGTCGAAGGAAGTAAAGAAGTTACATTCTCAGTCGATGTACCCAAAGGTGAAAATGTAATGAGTGCATATTTTGAAACAGCAGAAGGAAATATTCAAGGTGCATATTATACCTATGTAGAAGAAGCTAAACTGACAGCTAAATAAGAGCACATTTTTCCAAAGCATACAAACTCCAACCAAACAGCTATGAAAAGATTAATATATATACTTAGCATTTTCTTTCTTCCTTTGACAAGTTTATTGGCACAAGAAAAAGATGATCGACCTAACTTCATTTTTATTCTTACAGACGATCAACCTTATGGCTATATGGGAGTAACAGGAAACCCTGTAGTTCAAACTCCCAACCTCGATAAACTCGCCGATGAAGGAACACTCTTCACTAATTCGCATATCACAAGTCCTATTTGTATGCCTAGTAGAGTCTCTATTCTTTTATCTCAATACGAGAGAAAACATGGTGTAAATTTCAATGCGGGTACTGCCGTAGCCGAAGAAGCTTGGCAAAATTCTTACCCAATGCAACTACGTAAAGCAGGTTATTTCACTGCCTACGTAGGTAAAAACCACTCTCCTGTAGGAAAAAATGGCTACAAATCTGGAATCTTAGAAAAGTCGTTTGACTATTGGTATGCAGGGCATCGACATCTTGGTTTTTACCCAAAAGAACGACATAAAATATTCTCTGATGCAGAAGAAGATACACAAATAGAAGTTGTAGGAGAAGCAGCTCTTGATGCCTTAGACAACAATGAATTTAAACTAGAAAAGGCAATTAAGTTTTTAGATAAAAGACCAAATGATCAGCCCTTCTTACTCAACATATGTTTCAACTTACCTCATGGTGCAGGCACAGAAAGCATGCAGATGAGAGAGAGTGATTCTGAAATCTATAAATCACTTTATAGAGATCAAGAAATTCCTTTAGCTGAAAACTACATTGCAAAAAAAGATATTCAAAACTCTAAAATACCGCTAGACATTCATCATGTCGAAGATCGTCAGACCATCTATGATTACGTAAATGAGCCAGAAAGTACCAAGGAACGTCTAATCAGGCAATACCAAGCCATGACTGGAATTGATCAATTGGTAGGTAAACTCCGTGATAAATTGAAAGAAATGAAAGTGGATAAAAATACCATCATTGTTTTCACTTCAGATCACGGACTACTCATGGGACAATTCGGTCTTGGCGGTAAAGCTCTACTCTATGAATACTGTACACACGTCCCGATGATTATCATGGACCCTAGGCTACCAAAACGTAAACGCATCAAAAGATCAGATGCGCTTGTACAAAGTATTGATATTGCACCAACACTTTTGGCTAAAGCAGGAGTCAGCGTTCCAGCATCTTTTCAAGGAAAAGACCTTTCTCAATTATTGACAGAGGAAACTGAAATAAGAAAGTATGTTTTCACAGAAAATCTTTGGTCAACACAATTTGGGAACCCTCGTTGTGAAGCTGTTCAAGACAAGGAATGGAAATACATTCGCTATTATAAAAACGAAAATTTTTCAGCTTCAAAACGCATAAAATACACCAAAGACTTGGGTTTGAATGTCAATAGAGCATTATACGGGATGACTGACAAAGAAATATCGATTTACCGAAGCTATGCCGAAGAACCTTTAGCAGGTGAAAAAGCTGTGTATGAAGAATTATATCACCTTGATAAAGACCCTTCGGAAAGTACCAATCTAGCAAACAGTTCAGAATACCAATTAAAGCTTGAAGAAATGCGAAAGGTTTGGGCTAAACAAATCAGATTAGCTCGAGATAAAGGACAGCCTTTAGTTGAAAGATTCACCAATGAATCCAGTGCTGAAATGGAGAAAAAACAAGCTAATCTTCCAAAATAAAATTCCTCTAACATCAACCAATAGACCATACTACAATGAAAATAAAATACATCGCGCTGCTTTTGCTCATCGGTATTTGGGCTTGTAGTAAGCAAGCACCCAAAGAAGACATTATTATCCTTGAAGAAAGTAGTTTCAATGAAAACTGGAAATTTTCAAAAGGAGAAAAAGCGAATGGCATGAAAGCTGAATTCGATGATTCTTCGTGGAGACAACTCGACTTACCTCATGATTGGGCAATTGAGGGTCCTTTTGATGAAAAATACAATGCAAGAAGCGGAGGATTACCGTTTCATGGAATTGGTTGGTATCGAAAGAAATTCAATGTTCCAAATCAGCTTGAAGGGAAGAAAGCATTTGTCCATTTTGAAGGAGTTATGAATCGTGCTGAAGTTTGGATAAATGGTCAAAAGATAGGCGAAAGACCTTACGGATATATTGGATTTCAATTGGATATGACGCCATATCTTAAATTTGGTCAAGAAAATACTATTGCCGTAAAGTGTGCTCCAGAAGATTTGAGTACACGTTGGTATCCTGGTGCCGGAATTTATCGTGATGTTTGGTTCGAATACAAAGAACCTGTTCATATTGCTTTCGATGGTACTTTCATCACGACCCCACAAGTTTCAAAAGAAAAATCTACAGTAAATATTAAAACAGAAGTGAAAAATACTTCTGAGCAAGCTGTGAAGTTTACTTTAGAAACAGTCATTCTAAACCAGAAAGGAGAACAGGTATCGAGTCAAAATACTGTAATTGAGATAAGTGCAAATTCAGAGTCGGTTGTAGAGCAAGTAACTGAAATACAAGACACTGAACTCTGGGACTTAAAAAATCCGCATTTATATAAAGCCATTAGCAGAATCAAAAATGGACAGAAATTACTCGACTTTGAAGAATCAACTTTTGGTATTCGAGAAATTTCATTTTCAGCAGATCAAGGCTTTCGATTGAATGGAGAAAAAGTCAGATTTCAAGGAGTTTGTTTACATCATGATCAAGGTCCTCTTGGAGCTGCCGTTAATCGTAGAGCTAAAGAACGTCAGTTACAGATTATGAAAGATATGGGTGTAAATGCCATCAGAACAAGTCATAATCCACCATCAAAAACCTTACTAAACCTTTGTGATGAAATGGGGCTTTTGGTGATCGATGAAGCTTTTGACTGTTGGCGAAAGGCTAAAGTTGAAAATGGTTATAATAAATTTTATGACGAATGGAGCGAAAGAGACCTACGTGATATGATTCGAAGAGACCGAAATCATCCATCAATTATTATGTGGAGTATCGGTAATGAGATTTTAGAACAATCATCTAAAGATGGATGGAAAGAAACTAGAAGACTTGCACGTATAACAAAAGATGAAGATACCTCTCGTCCTGTAACTGCTGGTTTTAATTATTACCCTGCATCTGTCATTAATAAACTAGCACATGAAGTAGATATTCCGGGCTTCAACTACAAGCCAATGAAATATAAAGAGATTTTAGAACAGCATCCTGATTGGATTATTTATGGTTCTGAAACTTCTTCATGCACGAGTTCAAGAGGGGTTTATCATTTCCCTATCGAAACCTATAAAAA
Protein-coding sequences here:
- a CDS encoding alpha-L-fucosidase produces the protein MRNYFNYLFIAFALFSCNQHSKERQKDTPISKFEYKPNWESLKKYQVPEWWKNTKFGIYFHWGPYSVPAYKTEWYSHHMYKEGSEIRAYHEKKYGPLDQFGYKDFIPMFTGEKFDADEWAKLFKASGAQFAGPVAEHADGFAMWDSKLTKWDAVDMGPKRDIVGEMANAIRKYDMKFIATYHRHWMYAWFPTWDKSTDAGNPEYKGLYGPYTPKGTFTMAKVKSDPLPDEEFNKEWLARLDELMENYQPDIIWVDNRMDIIGEKYRKQFLANYYNNAQKWGKEVVCTYKFTDLEEGSAVLDLERARMSDKKDFTWLTDDSIDWRAWCHINDPKYKSTNRLIDFMVDVVSKNGAVLLNIPPKADGEIPSEVKQRLLELGDWFKINGEAIYNTRTWKIYGEGPQKIVEGHLSENKNPEAVAEDIRFTINGNNLYAISLDWPKDNKLLIKSLAKDKGFLDQEIKAVNLLGSQSDLSWELKEEGLVIHLPSEKPCKHAFSFQIELEGDAII
- a CDS encoding sulfatase family protein — its product is MTFFNFKGVFTGLAILSLPIINTSCQPEEEKKPNILFIMSDDHTAQAIGAYGSRLSKLNPTPTIDKLANEGVLFENAFCTNSICTPSRATIMTGQYSQSNGVLDLNGRLPEEQQYLPQAMKAAGYETAMIGKWHLKEEPAAYDHYEVLPVQGKYFDPVFRVRGQKEWPKNTNKYTGHSSDVITNLSLKWLDEGRDKSKPFFLMHHFKAPHDFFEFAPRYKDYLENTQIPEPSSLYDNQNNGSIATRGAEDSLMYKIGSSISKRNIARNMGQDLDIDQSLDGKAYTSASYQEYLKRYLRCVKGVDDNIQRIMDYLEKEGELDNTIIIYTGDQGMMLGEHDYQDKRWMYEESMRMPFIVYYPAKLKKGIRTDAIINNTDYAPTMIDLAEGTIPSQMQGKSFVDILETGQEPEDWRKSTYYRYWMHMAHKHANPAHFGVRTKKHKLIFFYAKHYDPDNHLKDWGQDYHFEGPVGWELYDLEKDPLEMNNVYNDPAYESVQAELKQEIIRLRKQYKEEDVAYPAIQEVIEKYWNS
- a CDS encoding sulfatase-like hydrolase/transferase gives rise to the protein MKRLIYILSIFFLPLTSLLAQEKDDRPNFIFILTDDQPYGYMGVTGNPVVQTPNLDKLADEGTLFTNSHITSPICMPSRVSILLSQYERKHGVNFNAGTAVAEEAWQNSYPMQLRKAGYFTAYVGKNHSPVGKNGYKSGILEKSFDYWYAGHRHLGFYPKERHKIFSDAEEDTQIEVVGEAALDALDNNEFKLEKAIKFLDKRPNDQPFLLNICFNLPHGAGTESMQMRESDSEIYKSLYRDQEIPLAENYIAKKDIQNSKIPLDIHHVEDRQTIYDYVNEPESTKERLIRQYQAMTGIDQLVGKLRDKLKEMKVDKNTIIVFTSDHGLLMGQFGLGGKALLYEYCTHVPMIIMDPRLPKRKRIKRSDALVQSIDIAPTLLAKAGVSVPASFQGKDLSQLLTEETEIRKYVFTENLWSTQFGNPRCEAVQDKEWKYIRYYKNENFSASKRIKYTKDLGLNVNRALYGMTDKEISIYRSYAEEPLAGEKAVYEELYHLDKDPSESTNLANSSEYQLKLEEMRKVWAKQIRLARDKGQPLVERFTNESSAEMEKKQANLPK
- the galB gene encoding beta-galactosidase GalB — translated: MKIKYIALLLLIGIWACSKQAPKEDIIILEESSFNENWKFSKGEKANGMKAEFDDSSWRQLDLPHDWAIEGPFDEKYNARSGGLPFHGIGWYRKKFNVPNQLEGKKAFVHFEGVMNRAEVWINGQKIGERPYGYIGFQLDMTPYLKFGQENTIAVKCAPEDLSTRWYPGAGIYRDVWFEYKEPVHIAFDGTFITTPQVSKEKSTVNIKTEVKNTSEQAVKFTLETVILNQKGEQVSSQNTVIEISANSESVVEQVTEIQDTELWDLKNPHLYKAISRIKNGQKLLDFEESTFGIREISFSADQGFRLNGEKVRFQGVCLHHDQGPLGAAVNRRAKERQLQIMKDMGVNAIRTSHNPPSKTLLNLCDEMGLLVIDEAFDCWRKAKVENGYNKFYDEWSERDLRDMIRRDRNHPSIIMWSIGNEILEQSSKDGWKETRRLARITKDEDTSRPVTAGFNYYPASVINKLAHEVDIPGFNYKPMKYKEILEQHPDWIIYGSETSSCTSSRGVYHFPIETYKKHESLQVTSYDLIGPVWSSPPDLDFDMLAENPRVLGEFIWTGFDYLGEPTPYGGRDNSTNGYWNGDWPSHSSYFGAADLCGFPKDRYFLYQSQWTEKPMVHVLPHWNWEGKEGEIIPVHAFTNCDEVELFVNGKSYGKKVKGVDLTPIPMIHRFWKSDKPLMSKYRLSWDVPYQAGTIKVIAYKDGKAIVEKEISTAGKAHHIELEADRTLIASDNKDLSYITVKVVDKEGNLCYKANNNIKFEIEGKGKIAGVGNGNAASLTPLQGDQMEVFSGMALAILKVDKGAKESFKLKASAEGLESASIQIQLKDMAL
- a CDS encoding arylsulfatase, with the protein product MKNYIHQLFSGLLLGLHSFMMFSCEKEQDRPNVILIITDDQGYGDIAAHGNKVVSTPNIDQLFQESTRLSNFHVSPTCAPSRAGIMTGKYPNRVGVWHTVMGRSILYEQEKTMANVFRDNGYATGLFGKWHLGDNYPYSPQFRGFQEVLTHGAGGVGQTPDYWNNDYFDDVYLRNGKEEEVNGYCTDVWFKEALSFIEKNKDNKQPFFCYISTNAPHGPLNVPMEYAQPYLENGVAKDRAKFYGMITNIDDNLGALRNQLEDWKIADNTILIYMTDNGTAYGAAFKGSELKNGFNANMRGKKGSAYDGGHRVPFYIHWKDGKIDTGRDIDALTAHIDILPTLIGLCNLEQTTINFDGDDLSEAIKGKEEIKDRILIGDSQRLEYPEKWRNSYTMTKEWRLINGKELYNIKQDPSQSNDIAAEHSGMVKRLRKAYETNWEDQKKSFSQFPYIKLGTKQEAISVLTAHDWHVSEEQRIPWNHQMIRKGTKGNGEWRVDFTKASRYKISLRRWPIESDLALNESAERLETQAKDYILQKGKIFNFKKAFLKVGDQVWEEEVVEGSKEVTFSVDVPKGENVMSAYFETAEGNIQGAYYTYVEEAKLTAK